The Cucurbita pepo subsp. pepo cultivar mu-cu-16 chromosome LG05, ASM280686v2, whole genome shotgun sequence nucleotide sequence AAAGCTCACTTCGCTCATCTCTCACAAGGATAAGCCCTTTTTTGTCCCTCTCTCTTCTGATCCTATACTGACTCTCTGCTGTGATGTCTGTCAGTATGAACAGCATTAGCTCACAGCATATCAGTACTCTCTCTTTAGTAACTGACTGTGTAAGTCTGAACATTGCCTACTTTTCTTTCCCATCACTTCCTACTCTTCTTCACCCTCTAAAAAAGCCTTTGAGAACTCTTTTATAATCCACTTCTCAAAGTTCGCCAtatctctctttcttataGTGATACCCACTCTCTTGTTTCCCTCCTTGTTGTTGGTTTATCATGAAAGAAGCTCAGGAGACCATCCCTCACTTGTTTAGATGTCCAATAAGTTTGGATTTGTTGAAAGATCCTGTGACCCTTTGCACAGGACACACTTATGAAAGATCCAGCATTCAGAAATGGTTGGCCTCTGGCAATCTCACATGTCCTGTAACAATGCAGAGGCTGCATGACCCTTCTTTTGTTCCTAACAACACTCTTCGCCATTTGATTACTCAGTGGCTGCAGATGAGTGACCAAATCAACCCTCACTGCGTTTCTGCTATTGATTCTATGTCTGCTTTGAGAAGCAAACTTGAATCTGATGAGTTTTCTTTTGGATACAAGATTCAAGTTCTCCAAAGAGTGAAGATTTTATACGAGGAGTCCCCTTGTAATTCTTGTTTGATCCAATTTGGGTTCTTGTCAGTGCTCTTGGAGTTGGTTTTTGGTCAAACAGAAGCTAAACTATCTCAAGAGTATCAGGAATTTGTAGAGCAAGCCCTTGGTTTTGTGGTTACTGTGGTCTCTCTTGATCAGATACAGTCCCTAAATGTGTTAATGGAGGAGTCTAAACTATCAAGGTTCTTGGTTTTGTTCAGCCATGGCACTGCCATGGTCAAGATCAGTTTGTGTCATCTGGTTGAGGCAATTTCATCTTCAGTTCAGGCTAAAGATCTAAGTGCTTTGCTAGGAAGCAGCACCGAGCTTTTGCACGAAATCGTGCAACTTCTACATCATAATTCAGAGGCCTCCGATGCAGCAACCAAGGCCATATGGTCACTAAGTAAATTGGAACAAAACATAGACAATTTGGTTGCAGAAGGTGCGGTTAGTGGGCTTATTACATACATTCTCAACGCACAACAACGAGAAAGAAGCTCTATACGAGTGGGAATGGCAGCAATTGAGAAACTTTTGGTGATAAGAAGAGCAAAAGAGGAAGTGATGAATAATCCAAACGGGGTAAACGCTATTGTGAAGATGGTTTTTAGAGTGTCAGATCATGGAGGTAGTGAAAGTGCTGTTAGTTCACTTATAAGTTTATGTTATGATTCAGTAGAAGCAAGGGAAGAGGCCATTAAAGATGGAGTTTTGAGTCAattgcttctgcttctgcaAAGTCAGTGCAGTGCAATGACCAAAACAAAGGCAAGAGTCCTGCTTAAGCTTCTTAGATCCAAATGGGTTGAGGacaaaagaaaactataaGGTGTAATAATGATATTATATCCCTCACAGCTTTGATGGGGCCGTccgtttgttttcttcttttgctttaCATTATATAGCCTGCAAAATCTATTAGGATACATCGTCAAATCATTAAAGCAGATTAGATTGAGTGAACCTGAAGCAGAATCACAGCCGTTGATGATGTGTGGATCAAGTCTCCAATGCCAAATAACAGCCTGAACCTGTCATAATACACCTGATTAACAATCATGACAAGTTTCAGCTCAAAAATAGTACAGCAATTGCAGAGACTTACATGTGATTTAGAAAGACAGGGGCAGGGCACATGGTTGATGGCCCACTCAGTTTGCTGGAAGCACTTCCTGCTTGGCCTGTCAGCAATGGCATTTTGCGTGAATGAAAGCACATCAGACCCAGCATCTTTCTCCATTTGTTGGAATTGCAGCTCCGACAGGTACTTGTGATGGGACTTTTCCTTGCCAATACGAACATCAGAACagtaaataattgaaaaggcTGTGGTTTTACAAACCAAAAGTTACTTGAAGCAAAAACTTTGCTGTGAACTTTCTTGAAAAAGTGAGGGAAATTGCATGAATGAAAGAATTCTATGAACACCCGAATTGTCGTAAAAGAGAAATTTCTATTAATATGAGGACCCACAAAAGACCTACAAGAACTTTAGAACAATTGTGGTCTCGCCATTATAAAGTTAATGCACAAGTATAAAATCAGTGCAGTGTCACCTTTTTAAATGGTGACTTCCCTTTTCTTAGTAGGAATCAATCAACATTTAAGATAAAAGGAGGAAAAATTTGAAGCCTCTATTATCATCCAGCCGAGTGCTAAAAAATTTGTCCACTTACAGAGCTTTTTATGCATACAAATTCTTATAGATGTCCAAGAAAGTGTACAGAACTGTTGCAATGAACTAATCAAACTAGGAGGGAGGTCAGTGCTTTGTTTCTTTCACATATGAGATATTCACATAATGAGAATCAAGAAAAGTGGTAATGGTGAATTGATTTTCAGCCAGCAATGGAGCATGTTTATCCACGCATAAAGCTGCATCCATTGCCGCATGCTCTTCTGCAAAACAATATACGACACAGTACTGCACATGATTCATTATGGCCACATAGCTTTGCGTGCAAAATGTTAAGAGAAACCATGAATGTAGGATATGCATCAGTGATTTCTTGATAGTTAGATTTACTCTTGATTTGACCAAATCCtttattatatcatttataTTGGAAGAAAGCCATTTGCAATCTGATAATGTTCGTCATATAAGTTTAATAAACATTATATCTAAAATTAGGTGGTTCTGAAGAATGGAAACTTCGGCTAAGCATCAATTTACAGAACTGTGAACTTctattttagaataaagaaTCAACGACGACTGAACattgtttttaaaagttaaattaatttacaaatCCAAAGACCTCAATCAGAGTTGTTGCAACCGAATCACTACACAAACATATTTGCACGAaagttaaaattgaaaaaaagaattcgATTACGCAGCACAAATGTACAGAATTAGTGCGAACCACAGTGAAGCAGAGAAGAGTTTGATTGAAATCGCCAAGAGGTTGCAACTCCCTGCCTCTATCAAGAAGCTCCACAGGTTCCGATACTCCTGGAAAAATGGCAGCACTCGCTTCTCTCTCGCAGAAGAACTCACATGGCAAGATCTCGGTTGAATCGGATGGAGTGAGCAAGGGGAGGGAGAAGAGCAACAAACGTCTGGTCGGTAATCGATAATGGTCAGAAAATGAGAGTGGCTTTGAAGGCTTAGGGTTAGGATTTGTTGAAGGATCatgagaggaagaagaaggaaatggAAGATGGGGAATCAGTACTCTTGCATTTGCAGAACCCATTTCCATTGGTTTTGGTGGAATCAGTACTTTTTCAGccttattttcatatttcccATAATAAATTGGCTAAATATATGGTATGtttgatatgaaatataatgTTTCGGCCTAATGCATGACCCCGATGTCGATATATGCGttataataaaaggaaaatgttgggacctcatgcatatgtgtgttcatgcccATCGGAGaataaccatttttttatgatGATATGGACACGTGCTAGCCCGACCAAGAAAGGGGTCCAAGAGATGTGTGAACTAAATGGTGAATCCATACTCGGAACGTGtgtagaatagtaaatacaTATCCAATTACTTGCTTAGGATAGCCGCCTaagtgaatatatatattgatatgataggtctcacTAATGATTGTATGTGCTTGAATCTACCCGCTATCCCCAATAgcgggtcacttactgagtatttttggTTCCCCTGTACAACTGACGGGGACATCGCAACTTAACTTAAGTAGGATTACACACGAAATCATGAAGTCTTATATTTccaattttgaacttttgcCTGTACAAGAAAGAAAGCCAGCACGAAGATAAGACCCCCTTCAATTTGTAACAGAATTTGTGAgagatattataataaaactGTAACACCATGCTTTTCTACTATAGTTTTACAAATAACTTGGGAAAATAACCAGCAAATGAATCAAATTTCAGCAACAACTGCTTGTGGATGCATCAAGCTGTGGAGGCCTTTCCTTGAAGATGTTCTTTCTCACTCCTTTAGACCCTTCAGATAAAAGGCTCGGCGTCTCGAGAATCTGCATATAAGACTCGATATTATCGCGTTTCATCGTCCATGCAGAATTCAGTTTAAGTTCAAGATACCCTTATTCAAACATGACTTTACAAgaggttttaaaaatctcataCGTGGCCGCCTTTTTCTTTCGAAAAATATCAGACATGATGATTGTTACAACGGAGAAATAACACGTTCCTGATAGTTACTAACCAATTATGAATCCTTTGCCCAGAAGATGAATTAAAAGTGGTGGTACTAAACTCATATTCTTACCTTTAGAACAAGTTCTTCAAAGCACTGTTGTACATTGACTCGAGTTTTGGCACTGCATTCGATAAAAAGACAACCGTGTTCCCTGGCCAGCTCAATTCCCTCTTTCTTTGTTACTGTTCTATAACTTTCCTGAAAAAGATTAAGTTAGATGCaaacaatgaagaacaatATGAGAAGTGATTACAAGAATCCCACATCGAGTAtttgaacaaaacattcaaacacaaggatttcatttttgtaagaaacaattttttttttttaactagaAACAAATGACTTCATTG carries:
- the LOC111795086 gene encoding U-box domain-containing protein 26-like — encoded protein: MKEAQETIPHLFRCPISLDLLKDPVTLCTGHTYERSSIQKWLASGNLTCPVTMQRLHDPSFVPNNTLRHLITQWLQMSDQINPHCVSAIDSMSALRSKLESDEFSFGYKIQVLQRVKILYEESPCNSCLIQFGFLSVLLELVFGQTEAKLSQEYQEFVEQALGFVVTVVSLDQIQSLNVLMEESKLSRFLVLFSHGTAMVKISLCHLVEAISSSVQAKDLSALLGSSTELLHEIVQLLHHNSEASDAATKAIWSLSKLEQNIDNLVAEGAVSGLITYILNAQQRERSSIRVGMAAIEKLLVIRRAKEEVMNNPNGVNAIVKMVFRVSDHGGSESAVSSLISLCYDSVEAREEAIKDGVLSQLLLLLQSQCSAMTKTKARVLLKLLRSKWVEDKRKL
- the LOC111794747 gene encoding uncharacterized protein LOC111794747, which gives rise to MEMGSANARVLIPHLPFPSSSSHDPSTNPNPKPSKPLSFSDHYRLPTRRLLLFSLPLLTPSDSTEILPCEFFCEREASAAIFPGVSEPVELLDRGRELQPLGDFNQTLLCFTVEKSHHKYLSELQFQQMEKDAGSDVLSFTQNAIADRPSRKCFQQTEWAINHVPCPCLSKSHVSLCNCCTIFELKLVMIVNQVYYDRFRLLFGIGDLIHTSSTAVILLQVHSI